One Aliivibrio salmonicida LFI1238 DNA segment encodes these proteins:
- a CDS encoding lytic transglycosylase domain-containing protein: MKLNILFLSVASLNVNAFCFEEAGRYYDVSPTLLTSIAMVESNLQADAVNENRNKRGEVVSVDYGLMQINSTWFSRLSRFGVSKDNLLNDACFNVHIGAWVLSQNFASHGYNWNSIGAYNAGFSAKNAAARARYIRKVQAALASL, translated from the coding sequence ATGAAATTAAATATCCTGTTTTTATCTGTGGCGTCATTGAATGTGAACGCGTTCTGTTTTGAAGAGGCTGGGCGTTATTACGATGTTAGCCCAACCTTGTTAACATCGATTGCGATGGTTGAAAGTAATCTACAGGCCGATGCGGTGAATGAAAACAGAAACAAGCGCGGAGAGGTGGTGAGTGTCGATTATGGATTGATGCAAATCAATTCGACGTGGTTCTCTCGTTTATCTCGGTTTGGGGTCAGCAAAGATAATTTACTGAATGACGCCTGTTTTAATGTTCACATTGGTGCGTGGGTTCTGTCTCAAAACTTCGCGAGCCATGGTTATAACTGGAACAGTATCGGGGCGTATAATGCGGGATTCAGTGCGAAGAATGCCGCGGCTAGAGCACGATACATTAGAAAAGTTCAAGCGGCGTTAGCGAGCTTGTAA
- a CDS encoding ArdC family protein: MTHSTQAPASFSTPQSATKGQPLETEAHSKSDNFKSKPKSKGKKTKAKTDFYQIITDSIIASLECGVKPWACPWDMEGCSSMPYSLKSGAQYSGINVLLLWGAAVERGFTASAWLTYKQAIEMGGHVRKGEKGTTIIFYKQYTKEDKSTGDEESAFVMKTYTVFNLDQIDGIELAGGASMTSVQSLDFNAYAHVDEAIKATGAQIVEMGNKAFYRPSTDEIYLPPRERFNSEPDFYATTLHELTHWSGAKARLNRTKGKRFGDEAYAFEELIAELGSAFLMADFGLGGEVQHESYIASWLKALKNDKKIIFQAASAASKAHQYITQARECAAA; this comes from the coding sequence ATGACACACTCAACTCAAGCCCCTGCAAGTTTCTCTACACCTCAATCAGCAACCAAAGGCCAGCCTTTGGAAACCGAGGCTCACTCTAAAAGCGATAATTTTAAAAGCAAACCAAAAAGCAAAGGCAAAAAAACAAAAGCGAAAACGGATTTCTATCAAATTATTACGGATTCGATTATTGCAAGTCTTGAGTGTGGGGTTAAACCGTGGGCGTGTCCCTGGGACATGGAAGGGTGCTCTTCTATGCCTTACAGCTTGAAGAGTGGCGCGCAATACAGTGGCATTAATGTGCTGTTGTTGTGGGGCGCTGCTGTTGAACGTGGGTTTACTGCGTCGGCTTGGTTGACGTACAAGCAAGCCATCGAGATGGGTGGCCACGTTCGCAAAGGTGAAAAAGGCACGACGATTATTTTCTATAAGCAGTACACCAAAGAAGATAAATCCACCGGTGATGAAGAGAGCGCGTTTGTGATGAAAACCTACACCGTGTTTAATCTTGACCAAATCGACGGCATTGAGTTGGCTGGTGGGGCGTCAATGACTTCCGTTCAATCTCTTGATTTTAACGCCTACGCACACGTTGACGAGGCGATTAAGGCAACGGGCGCACAGATTGTCGAAATGGGTAATAAAGCCTTCTATCGTCCTTCTACGGATGAAATATATCTGCCGCCTCGTGAGCGCTTCAATAGTGAGCCTGATTTTTATGCGACCACCCTTCATGAATTGACTCATTGGAGTGGGGCAAAGGCCCGACTAAATCGCACAAAAGGAAAACGTTTTGGCGATGAGGCATACGCGTTTGAAGAGTTAATTGCTGAGCTTGGCAGTGCCTTTTTAATGGCGGATTTTGGTCTCGGTGGAGAGGTGCAACACGAGAGCTATATTGCCAGTTGGTTGAAGGCATTAAAGAATGATAAAAAGATTATTTTTCAGGCCGCCAGTGCCGCGTCGAAAGCGCATCAATACATTACTCAGGCTCGCGAGTGCGCCGCGGCTTAA
- a CDS encoding HU family DNA-binding protein, producing MNKKDLVSHIADIADLSQQEATAALNATVESITNALKNGEEVTLIGFGTFKVNPRAAREGRNPKTGDTIQIAASNMPAFKAGKALKEAVNE from the coding sequence ATGAACAAAAAAGACTTAGTATCACACATTGCAGATATCGCGGATTTATCACAACAAGAAGCAACAGCGGCGTTAAATGCCACCGTAGAAAGCATTACCAATGCACTAAAAAACGGTGAAGAAGTCACGTTAATTGGATTTGGCACATTTAAAGTCAACCCACGAGCGGCGCGTGAAGGTCGTAATCCTAAAACAGGCGATACCATTCAAATTGCCGCAAGCAATATGCCGGCATTTAAAGCCGGTAAAGCATTAAAAGAAGCAGTGAATGAATAG
- a CDS encoding helix-turn-helix domain-containing protein, which produces MSKIKAGYLTEPPVTVEAFRNRPCSLPITDQNHVPPTPEEVRSLRQILGFTQSRVGALVGRSYNDKGCKAVRRWESNIESKEYRPINYSAWQLMLLAAEVIFLDEIIEASEQYRLGCHIKGEMNDDN; this is translated from the coding sequence ATGAGTAAAATTAAAGCGGGTTATCTCACAGAACCCCCTGTTACTGTTGAAGCCTTTCGCAATCGTCCGTGCTCGTTACCAATAACAGATCAAAATCATGTACCGCCTACACCTGAAGAGGTGAGATCGTTACGTCAGATTTTAGGCTTTACACAGAGTCGAGTCGGGGCATTAGTGGGGCGATCTTATAATGACAAAGGCTGTAAAGCGGTTAGGCGTTGGGAAAGCAATATTGAAAGTAAAGAATATCGACCTATTAATTACAGTGCCTGGCAGCTTATGTTATTAGCGGCCGAGGTCATTTTTCTTGATGAAATAATTGAAGCTTCAGAGCAATATAGATTAGGGTGTCATATTAAGGGAGAGATGAACGATGACAATTGA
- the radC gene encoding RadC family protein, whose protein sequence is MFTENEKTTLAQAAAIIETKIRTTPELTTSDLAIEFCTNRLVHKEHEVFGILLLDNQHRLIEFVEHSVGTIDSASVYPREVVKLALHYNAAAVIFTHNHPSGIAEPSQSDRKITARLLDALALIDVRVLDHFVIGCGETVAFSKRGWI, encoded by the coding sequence ATGTTTACTGAAAATGAAAAAACAACCCTTGCTCAAGCCGCTGCGATTATTGAAACAAAAATCCGTACGACGCCTGAGCTAACGACTTCTGATTTAGCCATTGAATTTTGTACTAATCGATTAGTACATAAAGAGCATGAAGTGTTCGGTATTTTGTTATTGGATAATCAGCACCGTTTAATTGAGTTTGTAGAGCACAGTGTTGGGACGATCGATAGTGCGTCAGTGTATCCACGAGAAGTGGTTAAATTAGCGTTACATTACAACGCTGCCGCCGTGATATTTACACACAATCATCCTTCTGGCATTGCGGAGCCGAGTCAATCCGATCGAAAAATAACGGCTCGATTGTTGGATGCATTAGCATTAATTGACGTTAGAGTGCTTGATCATTTTGTTATTGGGTGCGGTGAGACGGTCGCTTTCTCTAAAAGAGGATGGATTTAA
- a CDS encoding Hok/Gef family protein — MLKKSAVTSLVVICVTILIGLWLVRDSLCDVSYQSGGTILKATLAYESR, encoded by the coding sequence ATGCTGAAAAAATCGGCTGTAACGAGTTTAGTAGTCATTTGCGTGACTATTTTAATTGGGCTTTGGTTAGTACGAGATTCATTGTGTGATGTCTCTTATCAATCAGGGGGGACGATTTTAAAAGCAACACTTGCTTACGAATCAAGATAG
- a CDS encoding Hcp family type VI secretion system effector: protein MPTPAYMSIKGEVQGDITKDAYSADSVGNTWQEAHIDQFLVQELDHVLTVPRDPQSGQPTGQRVHRPVIVTKQQDRCSPLLFNALVSGEKLPECSINFYRTSTSGKQEHYYTIKLIDALLVDVQTRMAHCQDAATSDRVTEEVLKFTYRAIEVTHETCGTAGDDDWRKPREA, encoded by the coding sequence ATGCCAACTCCAGCGTATATGTCTATAAAAGGCGAAGTTCAGGGCGATATCACCAAAGATGCCTATTCAGCAGATTCTGTCGGTAATACCTGGCAGGAAGCACACATCGATCAATTTTTAGTTCAAGAGCTTGATCATGTATTAACCGTTCCACGTGATCCACAAAGTGGCCAACCTACTGGCCAACGTGTCCACCGTCCGGTGATCGTGACTAAGCAACAAGATCGATGCTCTCCATTGTTATTTAATGCGTTAGTGTCTGGTGAGAAATTACCGGAATGTAGCATCAATTTCTACCGTACTTCCACGTCTGGTAAGCAAGAGCATTACTACACCATTAAACTTATCGATGCATTATTGGTTGATGTGCAAACTCGCATGGCTCATTGCCAAGACGCCGCAACCTCAGATCGCGTAACAGAAGAAGTTCTGAAGTTTACTTATCGTGCCATTGAAGTAACGCACGAAACGTGTGGTACGGCTGGCGATGACGATTGGCGTAAACCTCGCGAAGCGTAA
- a CDS encoding type VI secretion system Vgr family protein has product MSKEIEFTFTVFGTAHEFRVESFHVVEELSRPFRVTLSLLSLDADIAFDGLSRKPALLTLMGQGMGNSRQFHGVVNEVRYLGVGRRFSRYQITLSPQLWFLTQRQDCRIFQDKSVIDIVTEVLDGGAVTDYRFELSAAYPPQEYVLQYRETDSHFVQRLLAEQGLWYYFEHSESNHTLVIVDKNDAIPEIISSPENASYMGPFVYQSEGGGNADREHVFELSTYHRVRTGHVTQTDYNYEQPRIPLQVEQQRDRDTDLAFFDYPGRYAEASQGQLQAVSLLADNHLESHQIEAESSIMRLTAGYSFELIRHSRKAINRDYTLLSVSHSGHNPQVHEEESSGLPTTYQNQFICLPRDVEFRSPTLSAPVVDGPQTAVVVGPAGEEIYTDKLGRIKVQFHWDRYGNNDEYAGCWLRVCQSMAGPTWGAVYLPRIGHEVVVTFLDGDPDRPLVTGTVYNGVNTPPYPLPENKTKTVFRTQTHKGEGYNEMSFEDEANQEQVYFHAQKDMRSKVLNNRFRTIGNDEALTVGRNQENTIKQDRKETIEGNKISITKQTFTETIEQDVKVSYNANMEKNVVAKQTLEVHGDRNSTVGKNDELTISGDKSTITMGARSSDISADDTLTVGKLLTVEVGSNASMKSDGEYTIISADEINATVGSSGFILKNNGTITLYGSNITIDGSGSVALVGGSVAINPGAAASQSSSVSVNPPRTFSMSPLASTKPVMNSSVYSEMVQEGSIIKELCQCGQGDICKLHS; this is encoded by the coding sequence ATGAGTAAAGAGATAGAATTTACGTTTACGGTGTTTGGCACAGCCCATGAGTTTCGTGTCGAGAGTTTTCATGTGGTTGAAGAGTTGTCTCGCCCTTTTCGCGTCACTTTGTCATTACTTTCACTTGATGCGGATATCGCGTTTGATGGATTAAGTCGAAAACCTGCTTTATTGACTCTGATGGGTCAGGGGATGGGGAATAGTCGTCAATTTCATGGTGTTGTGAATGAGGTGCGTTACTTAGGGGTTGGTCGTCGATTTTCCCGTTATCAAATCACCCTCTCCCCTCAATTATGGTTTCTAACTCAGCGTCAAGATTGTCGGATATTTCAAGATAAATCTGTAATTGATATTGTCACTGAGGTGCTTGATGGCGGGGCTGTGACCGATTATCGTTTTGAGCTTTCTGCCGCCTACCCTCCTCAAGAATACGTGCTTCAGTATCGTGAAACGGACAGCCATTTTGTTCAACGTTTATTGGCTGAGCAGGGATTATGGTATTACTTTGAGCATAGTGAAAGTAATCATACGCTAGTGATTGTCGATAAAAATGATGCAATACCTGAAATTATCAGCTCACCAGAAAATGCTTCTTATATGGGACCATTCGTGTATCAATCTGAGGGGGGCGGAAATGCAGATCGGGAGCACGTCTTTGAGTTAAGCACTTATCATCGGGTTCGTACCGGTCACGTGACTCAAACCGATTATAACTACGAGCAACCCCGTATTCCTCTGCAAGTGGAGCAACAAAGGGATCGAGATACTGATTTGGCGTTTTTTGATTACCCAGGTCGTTACGCTGAAGCCTCTCAAGGTCAGTTACAAGCGGTTTCTCTTTTAGCGGATAATCATCTTGAAAGTCATCAAATAGAAGCGGAAAGCAGCATTATGCGCTTAACGGCAGGCTATAGCTTCGAGTTGATAAGACACTCAAGAAAAGCCATAAATAGAGATTATACGTTACTGTCAGTAAGCCACTCTGGTCATAACCCACAAGTGCATGAAGAAGAGTCCAGCGGTCTACCGACCACTTATCAGAACCAGTTTATTTGTTTGCCACGAGACGTTGAGTTCCGCTCCCCTACACTCTCCGCTCCTGTGGTTGACGGACCTCAAACGGCTGTCGTTGTCGGGCCGGCAGGGGAAGAGATTTACACCGATAAACTCGGACGCATTAAAGTGCAGTTTCATTGGGATCGTTATGGAAATAATGATGAGTATGCAGGGTGTTGGCTTCGTGTGTGTCAATCAATGGCGGGGCCTACTTGGGGCGCGGTCTATTTACCGAGAATAGGACACGAAGTGGTCGTGACCTTTTTAGATGGGGATCCTGATAGACCATTAGTGACTGGTACGGTATATAACGGAGTGAATACCCCGCCCTACCCATTACCTGAGAACAAAACTAAAACGGTGTTTCGTACCCAAACTCACAAGGGTGAGGGCTACAATGAAATGTCGTTTGAAGACGAAGCCAATCAAGAGCAAGTTTATTTTCATGCTCAAAAAGACATGAGATCCAAGGTTCTTAATAACCGATTCAGAACCATAGGGAATGATGAAGCGCTAACCGTTGGACGTAATCAAGAAAATACCATCAAGCAAGACAGAAAAGAAACCATTGAAGGTAATAAAATTTCAATCACTAAGCAAACGTTCACGGAAACGATTGAGCAAGATGTCAAGGTCAGCTACAACGCTAATATGGAAAAGAACGTTGTTGCTAAACAAACGTTAGAGGTTCATGGGGATCGTAATAGTACGGTGGGAAAAAATGATGAACTGACTATTTCTGGTGATAAAAGCACGATCACTATGGGGGCAAGAAGCAGTGACATTAGCGCTGACGATACGTTAACTGTTGGCAAACTCTTAACAGTAGAGGTCGGAAGCAATGCCTCCATGAAATCCGATGGTGAGTATACGATTATTAGTGCGGATGAAATTAACGCGACAGTAGGCAGTTCCGGTTTCATTTTAAAAAATAACGGCACCATCACTTTGTATGGCTCAAATATTACGATTGATGGCTCAGGCTCGGTCGCCTTAGTTGGGGGGAGTGTTGCGATTAACCCTGGCGCGGCGGCCAGTCAAAGTAGCAGTGTGAGCGTTAACCCTCCTCGTACTTTTTCAATGTCGCCATTGGCATCAACCAAGCCTGTGATGAATTCTTCGGTGTACAGTGAAATGGTTCAAGAAGGCTCAATTATTAAAGAGCTATGTCAATGCGGTCAGGGGGATATATGCAAACTGCACAGTTAA
- a CDS encoding DUF4123 domain-containing protein, which translates to MQTAQLNKQWRVNGIEVPVFGEEEILYAVIEPELWPEWNVELSPHTHELEIVNLFNATPFSVIKNGPVVINITSAQVLLNICIKKMSTTHCGALFHTASTTSCSQLMYSLRNALVVKKGVGDLFLRYYDPRGLLPLVASLSDEERRDYFSPINKITWFNKRWLSVSVLAPISAPFSDYQWNMTELHLASMTSISTQW; encoded by the coding sequence ATGCAAACTGCACAGTTAAACAAACAATGGCGAGTTAATGGCATTGAAGTCCCTGTCTTTGGAGAGGAAGAGATCCTTTATGCGGTTATTGAACCCGAATTATGGCCTGAGTGGAACGTCGAATTAAGCCCTCATACCCATGAGCTAGAAATCGTTAATTTATTTAATGCAACCCCATTTAGTGTGATAAAAAATGGGCCCGTTGTTATTAACATAACGAGCGCTCAAGTCTTGTTGAATATCTGTATAAAAAAAATGAGTACCACCCATTGCGGTGCATTATTTCATACGGCAAGCACAACAAGTTGCAGTCAGTTAATGTACTCCCTACGTAATGCGTTAGTCGTTAAAAAAGGCGTTGGTGATCTCTTTCTTCGATATTACGATCCGAGAGGATTATTGCCACTAGTCGCCTCCCTCTCAGATGAAGAGCGTCGTGATTATTTTTCTCCTATCAATAAAATAACGTGGTTTAACAAGAGGTGGTTAAGTGTTTCTGTATTGGCACCTATTTCGGCCCCGTTTTCCGATTATCAATGGAATATGACCGAACTGCATCTTGCGTCGATGACATCCATTTCAACTCAGTGGTAA
- a CDS encoding LysM peptidoglycan-binding domain-containing protein, producing the protein MNPSYIVQRGDTLLNIAINNDVAFTTLLKLNPQYQPNPDLIHVGDSVRLPEVLNDEVVKQGYLIEPVRPRPVSDTCTLMSPPVCQPKEVHDILFVTGEHKTDFYCVGEKAHQFVKEEVKETDKLIKGYVELLNATPNEESATKEQVALHAKKRQAWLEAASYAGAIHLSESSLDRQSQRNEARRQTNEKNNENAEFIETQISELKKAKAFVTNYDENGFYVDNVSVGALRSEALVRIDTDLGLLRQQQLIIVQKSAEKAQSKPSPIKPNNQSVNHANIKGKNKLKRHSIEVFSVLENKYIYIRADFFDREREHWRQLPDRTNTRQAFIDNNKKGVMKAVVKDISADIRSNIKEGPLKNQIAKWDAKGWNWLESKKEYNLWGEGDNTKIAVSYEAQLLRWGANAAATIDKTGIAIGGDASVSLAEASVKIEGFLPYKGGYAAKLTYTDANKKTATYAFGCFRLKGEMQLSAFAGGMVSAGASAGKIPQGDGSIGAMYSPNVAIATSNSSGQVGLKVGGFAGMQVGGKVTGSAEWQAPPNVKESTHIDFQKLAEISGEGNIAGGLGAGVDFQLAFREGAFYFACSGRLVCGPGGSGSFASLINLEQLWELAKVILQGLQWVGYRLLENIDEEAYNYLIKASYLAFTSELLCKEPIQALQYAVKSGEEVIIGLWDERKETMDRQKEAEILSKRIISEEVFSGVPSDQLLPEVVGMMLNTLVEDFTLRSEESQETAICYLLKKTIYSWRKFEEILSRMNDFGTREAGYEKLFANLKRINTVLDGEQQREFNGWVYRLAKAKKQSELMSMPFTPKAEIS; encoded by the coding sequence ATGAATCCATCTTATATTGTTCAACGTGGCGATACGTTGCTTAACATTGCGATTAATAATGACGTTGCTTTTACCACCCTGCTTAAGTTAAACCCACAATATCAGCCCAATCCTGATTTAATTCATGTGGGTGATAGCGTTCGCCTTCCTGAAGTTCTGAACGATGAGGTGGTAAAACAGGGGTATCTTATTGAGCCCGTGCGCCCTCGTCCTGTATCAGATACCTGTACATTGATGTCTCCACCAGTGTGTCAACCAAAGGAGGTGCATGACATCTTATTTGTGACAGGCGAGCATAAAACGGATTTTTACTGTGTGGGAGAGAAGGCGCATCAATTTGTAAAAGAAGAAGTTAAGGAGACGGATAAGCTGATTAAAGGTTATGTCGAACTTCTTAATGCAACACCTAATGAAGAAAGTGCAACAAAAGAGCAAGTGGCATTACATGCAAAAAAAAGACAAGCGTGGTTAGAGGCGGCGAGTTATGCAGGAGCTATCCACTTATCTGAGTCAAGTCTTGATAGGCAAAGTCAAAGAAATGAAGCAAGAAGACAAACAAACGAGAAAAACAATGAAAATGCGGAATTTATAGAAACACAAATTTCCGAGCTTAAAAAGGCAAAGGCGTTTGTGACTAATTACGATGAGAATGGTTTTTATGTCGATAACGTTTCTGTTGGTGCATTAAGATCAGAAGCGCTTGTGCGTATTGATACCGACCTAGGTTTATTACGTCAGCAACAACTGATCATCGTACAAAAAAGTGCAGAGAAAGCGCAAAGTAAACCATCACCAATAAAACCAAATAATCAGTCAGTCAATCATGCAAATATAAAAGGAAAAAATAAGTTAAAGCGTCATTCAATTGAAGTTTTTTCGGTGCTTGAGAATAAATATATTTATATTCGTGCTGATTTTTTTGACCGAGAACGAGAGCACTGGCGTCAGCTACCAGATAGAACCAATACCAGACAAGCGTTCATTGATAATAATAAAAAAGGCGTCATGAAAGCCGTCGTAAAAGACATTAGTGCTGATATAAGAAGTAATATAAAAGAGGGTCCATTAAAAAATCAGATCGCGAAATGGGATGCAAAAGGATGGAATTGGCTTGAATCCAAGAAGGAATATAACTTATGGGGAGAAGGGGATAACACCAAAATAGCCGTGAGTTATGAAGCACAATTACTTCGCTGGGGGGCGAATGCCGCAGCGACCATCGATAAAACTGGGATTGCTATTGGTGGAGATGCGTCGGTTTCTCTTGCAGAGGCTTCGGTAAAAATAGAAGGCTTCTTACCTTATAAAGGGGGCTACGCAGCTAAGTTAACGTATACCGATGCAAATAAAAAAACCGCCACCTATGCTTTTGGGTGTTTTAGGCTCAAAGGTGAAATGCAATTAAGTGCCTTTGCTGGCGGAATGGTGAGTGCTGGTGCTTCTGCTGGAAAAATACCTCAAGGGGATGGCAGTATTGGTGCCATGTACAGCCCTAATGTTGCTATAGCGACCTCAAATAGTAGCGGTCAGGTAGGCCTTAAAGTGGGTGGTTTTGCAGGAATGCAGGTTGGCGGTAAAGTTACTGGCAGTGCGGAATGGCAAGCCCCACCGAATGTGAAAGAGAGCACTCACATTGATTTTCAAAAATTAGCTGAAATTTCAGGAGAAGGAAACATCGCTGGCGGTCTTGGTGCTGGTGTCGATTTTCAATTAGCTTTTAGGGAAGGGGCTTTTTACTTTGCGTGCTCAGGACGTTTGGTATGTGGTCCTGGAGGGAGTGGCAGCTTTGCTTCTTTGATTAACTTAGAGCAGTTGTGGGAGCTGGCGAAAGTGATCCTTCAAGGACTTCAATGGGTAGGGTATCGATTACTTGAAAATATAGATGAAGAGGCTTACAACTATTTAATTAAGGCCAGTTATTTAGCGTTTACTTCTGAGTTGTTGTGTAAGGAGCCTATTCAAGCTCTTCAGTATGCTGTTAAATCAGGGGAGGAGGTAATTATAGGCTTATGGGATGAAAGAAAGGAAACGATGGATCGACAAAAAGAGGCTGAAATTCTTTCTAAGCGTATCATTAGTGAAGAGGTGTTTAGTGGCGTTCCTTCGGATCAACTGTTGCCTGAAGTGGTAGGTATGATGCTCAATACCTTAGTGGAAGACTTTACTTTACGAAGCGAGGAATCACAAGAGACTGCTATTTGTTACTTATTAAAGAAAACCATTTACAGTTGGCGTAAGTTTGAAGAGATTTTATCTCGTATGAACGATTTTGGTACGAGAGAAGCAGGCTATGAAAAATTATTCGCTAATTTAAAACGTATAAATACGGTCTTAGATGGTGAGCAGCAAAGGGAATTTAATGGCTGGGTTTATCGTTTAGCAAAAGCGAAAAAACAGTCAGAGTTAATGTCCATGCCATTTACTCCAAAAGCTGAAATAAGTTGA
- a CDS encoding formylglycine-generating enzyme family protein gives MKKKWLGLACLLPLLSGCNDANSSISASSETVSKQQIDTIITNIKKLYPDASNELKQHTLNTAIRAIENLVFVKGGSFEMGDFRAPCEIPSGTINRIDWAPDSQCFASPSSTTTGANNIHKVTLDSYSMSSYETSFMDMEWMRQINGLPVAADNMADGGIIKRHSDRYKKVIQYRKNQAARTINWHEAKNYCQWLSNLTALPFDLPSEAQWEYAARNRGEKRYYATNNGYRQLLGSGYNNPSTGYRVNYTDEEANSSTEREAYIGRWPANPLGVYGMSNNISEWVNDWYSPTYYQESPEHNPRGPKTGKEKIMRDAGGATMTFARIPKNIEVDRYYSSNSFRCSLQKETPETSRN, from the coding sequence ATGAAAAAAAAATGGTTAGGATTGGCTTGTTTACTGCCATTATTAAGCGGCTGCAACGATGCGAATTCCTCTATCAGCGCATCAAGTGAAACGGTATCAAAACAACAGATTGATACCATCATTACGAACATCAAGAAATTGTACCCTGATGCATCAAATGAATTGAAACAACATACATTAAATACTGCAATTCGTGCTATTGAAAATTTAGTCTTTGTAAAAGGCGGAAGTTTTGAAATGGGGGATTTTAGAGCTCCTTGTGAAATTCCAAGTGGGACAATCAATCGAATAGATTGGGCACCAGATTCACAATGTTTTGCTTCCCCATCAAGCACAACCACAGGTGCTAATAATATACACAAAGTAACGCTTGATTCTTACTCTATGTCTTCTTATGAAACCAGTTTTATGGATATGGAGTGGATGCGACAGATTAACGGATTACCTGTCGCCGCTGATAACATGGCTGATGGGGGTATCATAAAGCGACATTCAGATAGGTATAAAAAAGTCATTCAATATAGGAAAAATCAAGCGGCTAGAACAATAAATTGGCATGAGGCTAAAAATTACTGCCAATGGTTAAGTAATCTTACGGCGCTGCCTTTTGACTTACCGAGCGAAGCACAATGGGAATATGCAGCTCGTAATCGAGGTGAAAAGCGTTATTACGCGACCAATAATGGTTATCGACAACTTCTTGGTTCTGGTTATAACAACCCTTCAACAGGCTATCGTGTTAATTATACCGATGAAGAAGCCAATTCCAGCACAGAAAGAGAAGCTTATATTGGCCGCTGGCCAGCCAACCCATTAGGGGTGTATGGTATGAGTAATAATATCAGTGAGTGGGTGAATGATTGGTATTCACCAACCTATTACCAAGAATCACCAGAGCACAATCCACGAGGTCCAAAAACAGGAAAAGAAAAAATAATGCGAGATGCGGGAGGAGCCACGATGACTTTTGCCAGAATCCCGAAGAATATCGAAGTAGATAGATATTATTCAAGTAATAGTTTTCGCTGCTCTCTTCAAAAAGAAACGCCTGAGACCTCTCGTAATTAA